Proteins encoded by one window of Streptomyces sp. NBC_01571:
- a CDS encoding MarR family winged helix-turn-helix transcriptional regulator yields MDKPLDLLEFETMLLGRHMHMLNPRARGAGEERLDRSAYVLLSRIQAQGPMSIGEFSEAFGLDASTLNRQTAAMVRAGVVERMPDPEGGMARKFAITAEGERRLDIHRTENLEGLEKVMVDWAAEDVAEFAAYLSRFNRDIERLDGRPWPRG; encoded by the coding sequence GTGGACAAGCCACTTGATCTGCTGGAATTCGAGACCATGCTGCTCGGGCGGCACATGCACATGCTCAACCCGCGGGCGCGTGGGGCCGGTGAGGAACGGCTGGACCGCAGCGCGTACGTCCTGCTCAGCCGCATCCAGGCACAGGGGCCGATGTCGATCGGCGAGTTCAGCGAGGCTTTCGGCCTGGACGCCTCGACCCTCAACCGACAGACCGCCGCCATGGTGCGGGCCGGGGTCGTCGAGCGTATGCCCGACCCCGAGGGGGGCATGGCCCGCAAGTTCGCCATCACCGCCGAGGGCGAGCGTCGTCTGGACATCCATCGGACCGAGAACCTGGAGGGTCTGGAGAAGGTCATGGTCGACTGGGCGGCCGAGGACGTCGCCGAGTTCGCCGCCTATCTCAGCCGCTTCAACCGCGACATCGAGCGCCTCGACGGACGCCCGTGGCCACGTGGTTGA
- a CDS encoding glycosyltransferase family 2 protein has product MPEGPRIAVAVVTMGNRPVEVDALLTSVAKQDVAPARIVIVGNGCPLPDFAERLGLPGEVTTIEVDENLGCPGGRNVGLARLAEFGDVDVVVELDDDGLLVDADVLRKVRDLYAADPHLGIVGFRIADENGETQRRHVPRVGAKDPMRGGPVTGFLGGGHALSMPMVAEIGDWPAEFFFAHEETDMAWRAIDAGWTVLYEPELLLQHPKTSPARHAIYYRVTARNRVWLTRRRLPFALIPVHLGIWVLLTLVRTRSLGGLRAWFGGFAEGLRESGGRRQPMRWRTVWRLTRLGRPPVI; this is encoded by the coding sequence GTGCCGGAGGGTCCACGGATCGCCGTTGCCGTCGTGACGATGGGGAATCGGCCCGTCGAGGTCGACGCGCTGCTCACCTCGGTGGCCAAGCAGGACGTCGCGCCCGCCCGGATCGTGATCGTCGGGAACGGGTGTCCGCTGCCCGACTTCGCCGAGCGGCTCGGGCTGCCCGGCGAGGTGACCACCATCGAGGTCGACGAGAACCTCGGCTGCCCGGGCGGCCGGAACGTGGGCCTGGCCAGGCTCGCGGAGTTCGGGGACGTGGACGTCGTGGTCGAGCTCGACGACGACGGGCTGCTGGTCGACGCGGATGTGCTGCGCAAGGTCCGTGACCTGTACGCCGCCGACCCGCACCTCGGCATCGTCGGCTTCCGGATCGCCGACGAGAACGGGGAGACCCAGCGCCGGCACGTGCCCCGGGTCGGGGCGAAGGACCCGATGCGGGGTGGCCCGGTCACCGGGTTCCTCGGCGGCGGGCACGCGCTGTCGATGCCCATGGTCGCCGAGATCGGTGACTGGCCCGCCGAGTTCTTCTTCGCCCATGAGGAGACCGACATGGCCTGGCGTGCCATCGACGCCGGGTGGACCGTGCTGTACGAGCCCGAACTGCTGCTCCAGCACCCGAAGACCTCACCCGCGCGGCACGCCATCTACTACCGGGTCACCGCCCGCAACCGCGTCTGGCTCACCCGCCGCCGACTGCCCTTCGCGCTCATCCCCGTGCACCTGGGGATCTGGGTGCTGCTCACACTCGTACGGACGCGGTCGCTCGGCGGGCTGCGGGCCTGGTTCGGCGGCTTCGCGGAAGGCCTGCGCGAGTCCGGCGGCCGACGGCAGCCGATGCGGTGGCGGACGGTGTGGCGGCTCACGCGGCTCGGACGCCCGCCCGTCATCTGA
- a CDS encoding BTAD domain-containing putative transcriptional regulator, whose protein sequence is MRYGLRFGLLGPPVLYDADGEVGSIGGGKMRALLVALLLEPGRVVSVDALKDALWGGSPPASAQASLQNHVTRLRRLLDDPERLRAVPPGYLLRVGEGELDVRVFESHVTAARAAHAGRDGARALREALAALALWRGTPLGGVRPELGGHALVQRLEEARLLLLEWRYEAELWLAPPIAGSGGRAGGGRGGGAVGTSGGAEGTGETRASGNSPSFADASGSVSSTNSAGEDGFGSSMNSVGEDGFGSSTNSADVGGFGSSTNPADAGVFGHARLAGLAPELAALVAEHPLREAFHRLLMLVLHRTGRQAEALAVHRDLRARLIEELGVEPGPAVREAHLEILRDREPGVSVGSVGSAGSGGRAGTAGTGGKDSAGTPAGSGRSGGPRRTSGSSRAGASSGEGGSGRAGASGRAGASGGVDGAGDIGQAPCADGDVPAAPAQPVSPRPAQLPPPPAHFTGRGDVRDELGLVLDTDRRLRLPVPAVAVISGMAGVGKSALALHVAHGLRERFPDGQLYVNLHGATPGMTPLSPGQALAALLRDLGVESRRIPELPDAAAALLRSTLAPTRTLMVLDDAAHAAQVRPLLPAGAGCAVIVTSRSPLTVLDGAHRFPLAPLSDEDSAALLRAVSGRRDGLDGGHPLVELTGRLPLALRVVAARLAARRALTPDALADQLTDTEGRLRHLEYDDLSVRRSLAVAHDALRASDREADRDAARALCSIGALDLPVYGAPLLARLSGIAEHRAEAALDRLVDVALLEETAYARYAPHDLVRDFAREIAGTTTTTGTREAPGTPGATGSTETAGATETPGPAEAADEAAGADGADRTGGVSEGPCVSERALRWYAGVAARSLEVIVEAGLDRADRSRPTATQPAAHTADAAATPPFRSAKDAFAWGDLELENVMTLVERYAEVSAYVPVLVRLLNPYLQRSGRVAESEVLLRTALGAARRLGDEAAQAYALGDLAGLHFMTGRAGEALTLNDEALAIWRRLGVLSWVRRGLNNRGMLLEGLGRYVESSEALLMSLELSRELGDPHTEAITYSHLGNLYEHTDARAAIDHHKRSLAIGDVMDDVIIRHSAHCNIGYAHLTLGEPAAAVPHFEESLRILGGHDDWHGESQTRLGLVRALRGVGHCERAALECELLLCRADRRADQFTGGLARHQRGLLLRTRGDAEGAYAQWRAALEALDGRDTSVVGELRELLQEA, encoded by the coding sequence ATGCGGTACGGGCTGCGGTTCGGGCTGCTGGGTCCACCGGTCCTGTACGACGCCGACGGCGAGGTCGGGTCGATCGGCGGCGGCAAGATGCGTGCCCTGCTGGTGGCGCTGCTGCTGGAGCCGGGCCGGGTCGTCTCGGTCGACGCGCTCAAGGACGCGCTGTGGGGTGGATCACCGCCCGCGTCCGCACAGGCCTCACTGCAGAACCACGTCACCCGGCTGCGTCGGCTCCTCGACGATCCGGAGCGGCTGCGGGCCGTACCGCCGGGGTATCTGCTGCGGGTCGGCGAGGGCGAGCTCGATGTCCGCGTCTTCGAGTCCCACGTCACGGCGGCGCGTGCCGCGCATGCCGGGCGGGACGGCGCACGGGCGCTGCGCGAGGCACTGGCGGCGCTCGCGCTGTGGCGCGGCACCCCGCTCGGCGGAGTCCGGCCCGAGCTCGGCGGGCACGCCCTCGTCCAGCGCCTGGAGGAGGCGCGGCTGCTGCTCCTGGAGTGGCGCTACGAGGCCGAGTTGTGGCTCGCGCCGCCGATCGCCGGAAGCGGTGGGCGCGCCGGCGGTGGCCGTGGCGGGGGAGCGGTGGGGACTTCGGGGGGTGCGGAGGGCACCGGGGAGACACGTGCTTCCGGGAACTCCCCGAGCTTTGCGGACGCGAGTGGTTCCGTGAGCTCCACCAACTCCGCGGGCGAGGACGGCTTCGGGAGTTCCATGAACTCCGTGGGCGAGGACGGCTTCGGGAGCTCCACGAACTCCGCGGACGTGGGTGGCTTCGGGAGCTCCACGAACCCCGCGGACGCGGGCGTCTTCGGGCATGCCCGACTGGCCGGCCTCGCACCCGAGTTGGCCGCTCTGGTCGCGGAGCACCCGTTGCGGGAGGCCTTTCACCGGCTGCTGATGCTCGTGCTGCACCGCACTGGTCGTCAGGCCGAGGCCCTGGCCGTCCACCGCGACCTGCGGGCCCGTCTGATCGAGGAACTCGGGGTCGAGCCGGGCCCCGCCGTGCGAGAGGCACATCTGGAGATCCTGCGCGACCGCGAGCCCGGCGTGTCAGTCGGATCAGTCGGATCCGCCGGGTCGGGCGGCAGGGCCGGAACAGCCGGCACGGGCGGAAAGGACAGTGCGGGTACGCCGGCCGGGTCAGGCAGGTCGGGCGGACCACGGAGAACAAGCGGATCGAGCAGAGCAGGCGCATCGAGCGGCGAAGGCGGATCGGGCAGGGCCGGCGCATCGGGCAGGGCCGGCGCATCGGGCGGAGTGGACGGGGCCGGCGACATCGGTCAGGCCCCCTGCGCGGACGGAGACGTACCGGCCGCACCGGCGCAGCCGGTTTCCCCCCGTCCTGCCCAACTCCCACCGCCTCCGGCCCACTTCACCGGACGCGGCGACGTACGCGACGAACTGGGCCTGGTCCTGGACACGGACCGGCGGTTGCGCCTGCCCGTTCCCGCCGTGGCCGTCATCAGCGGCATGGCCGGGGTCGGCAAGAGCGCGCTGGCGCTACACGTGGCCCACGGACTGCGGGAACGTTTCCCTGACGGCCAGCTGTACGTCAACCTGCACGGGGCCACCCCTGGAATGACCCCGCTCTCGCCCGGTCAGGCGCTCGCGGCGCTGCTGCGCGACCTCGGCGTCGAGTCGCGCCGTATCCCCGAACTCCCTGACGCGGCAGCCGCGTTGCTCCGTTCGACGCTGGCCCCGACGCGCACCCTGATGGTGCTGGACGACGCCGCGCACGCCGCTCAGGTACGGCCGCTGCTGCCGGCGGGCGCCGGGTGCGCGGTGATCGTGACGAGCCGTTCGCCGCTCACGGTGCTGGACGGCGCACACCGTTTCCCGCTCGCACCGCTGTCGGACGAGGACAGCGCGGCGCTGCTGCGCGCGGTCTCCGGACGCCGCGACGGCCTCGACGGCGGGCACCCGCTCGTCGAACTCACCGGTCGGCTCCCGCTCGCCCTGCGCGTCGTCGCGGCCCGCCTCGCCGCGCGCCGGGCGCTCACCCCGGACGCACTTGCCGATCAACTGACCGACACGGAAGGCAGGTTGCGTCATCTGGAGTACGACGACCTGAGCGTTCGCAGGTCCCTCGCCGTGGCCCATGACGCGCTGCGCGCCTCGGACCGCGAGGCCGACCGGGACGCGGCGCGCGCCCTGTGCAGCATCGGGGCGCTCGACCTGCCCGTCTACGGTGCGCCCCTGCTCGCCCGGCTTTCCGGCATCGCCGAACACCGCGCCGAGGCCGCGCTCGACCGCCTCGTCGACGTCGCCCTCCTGGAGGAGACGGCGTACGCCCGCTACGCACCCCACGACCTCGTCCGCGACTTCGCCCGGGAGATCGCGGGAACGACGACGACGACGGGAACGAGAGAGGCACCAGGGACACCTGGCGCAACAGGGTCGACGGAGACAGCAGGAGCGACCGAGACGCCAGGGCCGGCGGAGGCGGCCGACGAAGCAGCCGGCGCTGACGGAGCGGACAGGACGGGCGGGGTGAGCGAGGGTCCCTGCGTCTCCGAGCGTGCCCTGCGCTGGTACGCCGGAGTCGCCGCCCGCTCGCTCGAAGTGATCGTCGAGGCGGGGCTCGACCGCGCGGACCGCAGCCGGCCGACGGCCACGCAGCCGGCCGCGCACACGGCCGACGCCGCCGCCACACCGCCGTTCCGCTCCGCCAAGGACGCCTTCGCCTGGGGCGATCTGGAGCTGGAGAACGTGATGACGCTGGTGGAGCGGTACGCGGAGGTGTCCGCGTATGTGCCGGTGCTGGTGCGGCTGCTCAACCCCTACCTCCAGCGCAGCGGCCGGGTCGCGGAGTCGGAGGTGCTCCTGCGGACGGCGCTGGGCGCGGCGCGGCGGCTCGGGGACGAGGCCGCGCAGGCGTACGCGCTCGGCGACCTCGCGGGGCTGCACTTCATGACGGGGCGGGCGGGCGAGGCGCTCACCCTGAACGACGAGGCGCTGGCGATCTGGCGGCGGCTCGGGGTGCTGTCGTGGGTGCGGCGCGGTCTGAACAACCGCGGCATGCTCCTGGAGGGGCTCGGCCGGTACGTGGAGTCCAGCGAGGCCCTGCTGATGAGCCTGGAACTCTCCCGGGAGCTGGGCGACCCGCACACGGAGGCCATCACCTACAGCCATCTCGGCAACCTGTACGAGCACACCGACGCCCGCGCCGCCATCGACCACCACAAGCGCAGCCTCGCGATCGGCGACGTGATGGATGACGTGATCATCCGGCACTCGGCGCACTGCAACATCGGGTACGCGCACCTCACCCTCGGGGAACCGGCCGCCGCCGTACCGCACTTCGAGGAGAGCCTGCGCATCCTCGGGGGGCACGACGACTGGCACGGGGAGTCGCAGACCCGGCTCGGGCTGGTGCGCGCGCTGCGCGGGGTGGGGCACTGCGAGCGGGCCGCGCTGGAGTGCGAGCTGCTGCTGTGCCGTGCCGATCGGCGCGCCGACCAGTTCACCGGCGGTCTGGCGCGGCACCAGCGCGGACTGCTGCTGCGCACCCGGGGGGACGCCGAGGGGGCGTACGCACAGTGGAGGGCGGCGCTGGAGGCGCTGGACGGCAGGGACACCTCGGTGGTGGGGGAGCTGCGGGAGCTTCTCCAGGAGGCGTAG
- a CDS encoding bifunctional 3'-5' exonuclease/DNA polymerase: MSDRWAVGPAEDGGAELAPLGPDGLPVGPVRREADLVEAVRARPDVVRWVWRSTAGVHPRLLAAGVRVERCYDIEAAENLLLGHEGRLGEPRAAAAALARLRGGPVPPDPPQRSAEPGSQSSLFEPRPVHLPLEDLIEVYAEQRRRHAATAHPERMHLLTTAESAGMLVAAEMNATGLPWRADVHRELLREMLGERYAGGGEPRRLAELTDEVSAAFGRRVRPDLPADVVKAFAQAGIKVGSTRRWELESVDHPAVRPLLAYKKLYRIWVAHGWSWLQDWVRDGRFRPEYLPGGTVTGRWVTNGGGALQIPKVIRRAVVADPGWRLVVADADQMEPRVLAAISRDPGLMEVAGREGDLYQAVSDRAFAGDRDQAKLAVLGAVYGQTSGDGLKNLAALRRRFPKAVAYVDDAARAGEEGRLVRTWLGRTSPPAAGASDRASEEAGLPQDEPAEALGDQGWVPGYASSNSRARGRFARNFVVQGSAADWALLLLAALRRACAGLAAELVFFQHDEVIVHCPAEEADVVVAAVREAAELAGRLTFGETPVHFPFTTAVVECYADAK, encoded by the coding sequence ATGAGCGACCGGTGGGCTGTCGGACCGGCCGAGGACGGCGGCGCGGAGCTCGCCCCCCTCGGACCCGACGGGCTGCCCGTGGGACCGGTGCGCAGGGAGGCCGATCTCGTCGAGGCCGTGCGGGCCCGGCCCGACGTGGTCCGGTGGGTCTGGCGGTCCACGGCCGGCGTCCACCCACGCCTGCTCGCCGCCGGGGTGCGCGTGGAGCGGTGCTACGACATCGAGGCCGCCGAGAACCTGCTGCTCGGCCACGAGGGCCGGCTCGGCGAACCCCGCGCGGCGGCCGCCGCGCTGGCCAGGCTGCGCGGCGGGCCCGTGCCACCGGACCCCCCGCAGCGCTCCGCCGAGCCCGGCTCGCAGTCGTCCCTCTTCGAGCCCCGCCCGGTCCACCTCCCCCTGGAAGACCTCATCGAGGTGTACGCGGAGCAGCGGCGCCGCCATGCGGCCACCGCCCACCCCGAGCGCATGCACCTGCTCACCACCGCCGAGTCGGCGGGCATGCTGGTGGCGGCGGAGATGAACGCGACGGGACTGCCGTGGCGCGCGGACGTCCACCGCGAGCTGTTGCGCGAGATGCTCGGCGAGCGGTACGCGGGCGGCGGCGAGCCCCGCCGCCTCGCCGAGCTCACGGACGAGGTCTCGGCGGCCTTCGGCAGACGGGTCAGACCCGACCTGCCCGCCGACGTCGTCAAGGCCTTCGCGCAGGCCGGGATCAAGGTCGGGTCCACCCGGCGGTGGGAGCTCGAATCGGTCGACCATCCCGCCGTGCGGCCCCTGCTCGCCTACAAGAAGCTGTACCGGATCTGGGTGGCCCACGGCTGGTCCTGGCTGCAGGACTGGGTGCGCGACGGACGCTTCCGCCCCGAGTACCTCCCGGGCGGCACGGTCACCGGACGCTGGGTGACCAACGGCGGGGGCGCGCTCCAGATCCCCAAGGTCATCCGCCGTGCCGTCGTCGCCGACCCCGGCTGGCGACTCGTGGTGGCCGACGCCGACCAGATGGAGCCGCGGGTACTGGCCGCGATCTCCCGCGACCCCGGCCTGATGGAGGTCGCGGGCCGGGAGGGCGACCTCTACCAGGCGGTGTCGGACCGGGCCTTCGCCGGCGACCGCGACCAGGCCAAGCTCGCCGTCCTCGGCGCGGTGTACGGGCAGACGTCGGGCGACGGCCTGAAGAACCTGGCCGCACTGCGCCGCCGCTTCCCCAAGGCGGTGGCGTACGTGGACGACGCCGCCCGCGCGGGCGAGGAGGGCCGCCTCGTACGGACCTGGCTGGGCCGGACCAGCCCCCCGGCCGCCGGTGCCTCCGACCGGGCGTCGGAGGAGGCGGGCCTCCCCCAGGACGAGCCCGCCGAGGCACTCGGCGACCAGGGCTGGGTGCCCGGGTACGCCTCCTCCAACTCCCGCGCCCGCGGCCGTTTCGCACGCAACTTCGTCGTCCAGGGCAGCGCCGCCGACTGGGCGCTGCTGCTGCTCGCCGCCCTCCGCCGCGCCTGCGCCGGCCTCGCCGCCGAGCTGGTCTTCTTCCAGCACGACGAGGTGATCGTGCACTGCCCGGCCGAGGAGGCGGACGTGGTCGTGGCGGCCGTCCGGGAGGCCGCGGAGCTGGCGGGCAGGCTGACGTTCGGCGAGACACCGGTCCACTTCCCCTTCACGACCGCGGTCGTGGAGTGCTACGCGGACGCGAAGTAG
- a CDS encoding Clp protease N-terminal domain-containing protein: MTTNPLGTPSVRLDDLIEAIKKVHTDALDQLQDAVIAADHLGDVADHLIGHFVDQARRSGASWTDIGRSMGVTRQAAQKRFVPKAESDLDPSQGFGRYTPRARNVVMAAHAEAKTSGNAEGLPEHLVLGLLAEPGGLAALAITAQGVTLEALREAATAALPPAAAEVPELVPYGPAAKKVLELTFREALRLGHNYIGTEHILLALLEHENGQGVLSDAGVTKQATEAHVARALADLTEAP, encoded by the coding sequence ATGACGACGAACCCACTCGGCACGCCATCCGTACGCCTCGACGACCTCATCGAGGCCATCAAGAAGGTCCACACCGACGCGCTCGACCAGCTCCAGGACGCGGTGATCGCCGCGGACCACCTCGGCGACGTCGCCGACCATCTGATCGGGCACTTCGTGGACCAGGCCCGGCGTTCGGGCGCGTCCTGGACGGACATCGGCAGGAGCATGGGGGTCACCCGGCAGGCGGCGCAGAAGCGGTTCGTCCCGAAGGCGGAGTCGGACCTCGACCCCAGCCAGGGCTTCGGCCGCTACACACCGCGCGCCCGGAACGTGGTCATGGCCGCGCACGCCGAGGCCAAGACCTCGGGCAACGCCGAAGGCCTCCCCGAACACCTGGTCCTCGGTCTGCTCGCCGAGCCCGGGGGGCTCGCAGCGCTCGCGATCACCGCGCAGGGCGTGACCCTGGAGGCGCTCCGTGAGGCGGCGACCGCGGCGCTCCCGCCGGCCGCCGCCGAGGTCCCGGAGCTCGTCCCCTATGGCCCCGCCGCGAAGAAGGTCCTCGAACTCACCTTCCGCGAGGCCCTCCGCCTCGGCCACAACTACATCGGCACCGAACACATCCTCCTGGCCCTCCTGGAGCACGAGAACGGCCAGGGGGTGCTCAGCGACGCCGGCGTCACCAAGCAGGCGACCGAGGCCCACGTCGCCCGCGCGCTGGCGGACCTCACCGAGGCGCCGTAA
- a CDS encoding DUF2786 domain-containing protein, with amino-acid sequence MSSSTTPSTVERAFGAALYADTDAALDTGASLLAADPAADAELALRGTEFVAAAWRRGWQPADVVRIVRRELDDVHVGLVSALILREDRTPRGPRWAAQLDELDAAAGPPRADRFTHATTVLELYRLLLRLPAIEPLDPPRQDAPQDSRMLTRIRALLAKAEATGFPEEAEALSAKAQELMARHSIDEALLAARTHAKDAPGACRIGVEPPYETAKAVLLDAVAGANRCRAVWNEPLAFSTVVGFEPDLEAVELLYTSLLVQATTAMAKAEAAQRAGGRKRTKTFRQSFLAAYAHRIGDRLATAAEGQVASSEGELLPVLAAREVAVTDHMEQMFPDTVTTRLRGVDDAAGWQEGAAAADRAQVRARPPLR; translated from the coding sequence ATGAGCAGCAGTACGACGCCCAGCACCGTGGAGCGTGCCTTCGGGGCCGCCCTCTACGCCGACACCGACGCGGCCCTCGACACGGGCGCCTCGCTGCTCGCCGCCGATCCCGCGGCGGACGCCGAACTCGCCCTGCGCGGCACGGAGTTCGTCGCCGCCGCCTGGCGCCGCGGCTGGCAGCCCGCCGACGTCGTACGGATCGTGCGGCGCGAACTGGACGACGTACACGTGGGCCTGGTGTCGGCCCTGATCCTGCGGGAGGACCGGACACCCCGGGGCCCGCGCTGGGCGGCTCAGCTCGACGAACTGGACGCGGCCGCCGGGCCGCCGCGCGCCGACCGCTTCACACACGCCACCACCGTGCTGGAGCTGTACCGGCTGTTGCTGCGGCTGCCCGCCATCGAGCCGTTGGACCCGCCCCGGCAGGACGCGCCGCAGGACTCCCGGATGCTCACCCGCATCCGCGCCCTGCTCGCCAAGGCCGAGGCGACCGGCTTCCCGGAGGAGGCGGAGGCACTGAGCGCCAAGGCCCAGGAGCTGATGGCGCGGCACAGCATCGACGAGGCACTGCTCGCGGCCCGCACGCACGCCAAGGACGCGCCCGGCGCCTGCCGCATCGGTGTCGAGCCGCCGTACGAGACGGCCAAGGCGGTACTGCTCGACGCGGTGGCCGGAGCGAACCGCTGCCGTGCCGTGTGGAACGAGCCCCTCGCCTTCTCGACCGTCGTCGGCTTCGAACCCGACCTGGAGGCGGTCGAACTCCTCTACACCTCGCTGCTCGTGCAGGCCACCACCGCGATGGCGAAGGCGGAGGCGGCGCAGCGGGCCGGCGGGCGGAAGCGTACGAAGACGTTCCGGCAGTCGTTCCTCGCCGCGTACGCCCATCGCATCGGAGACCGGCTCGCGACGGCCGCCGAGGGGCAGGTCGCGTCGTCGGAGGGGGAGCTGCTGCCCGTCCTGGCGGCCCGCGAGGTGGCGGTCACCGACCACATGGAACAGATGTTCCCGGACACCGTCACCACCCGGCTGCGCGGGGTGGACGACGCGGCCGGGTGGCAGGAAGGGGCCGCCGCGGCGGACCGGGCCCAGGTCAGAGCCCGGCCGCCGCTGCGATGA
- a CDS encoding DUF4232 domain-containing protein: MRALPIAVVTAAAALMLTACDSGGADKKDSGGSTATSASSSVCAIDRIDFEVGPANTAPAAGDTGNVPVTLTNHGEECTLTGFPGIELHDSTRGTEVFADKSAKPQKMTLAKDGTASFTITYVRGKAGDAKSLAATSLKISLPGAKDAQRFKWSYGPLAGKTGPDDLNASVSTFQAAGD; this comes from the coding sequence ATGCGCGCCCTTCCGATCGCCGTCGTCACCGCCGCGGCGGCCCTCATGCTGACCGCCTGCGACAGCGGCGGTGCCGACAAGAAGGATTCCGGCGGCTCCACGGCGACCTCGGCCTCCTCCAGCGTCTGCGCGATCGACCGGATCGACTTCGAGGTCGGCCCCGCCAACACCGCCCCGGCCGCCGGGGACACCGGCAACGTGCCCGTCACGCTCACCAACCACGGCGAGGAGTGCACCCTCACGGGCTTCCCCGGCATCGAGCTGCACGACAGCACCCGGGGAACGGAGGTCTTCGCGGACAAGTCGGCGAAGCCGCAGAAGATGACCCTGGCGAAGGACGGCACCGCCTCCTTCACGATCACCTACGTGCGGGGCAAGGCGGGCGACGCGAAGAGCCTCGCCGCGACCTCGCTGAAGATCAGCCTGCCCGGTGCCAAGGACGCCCAGCGCTTCAAGTGGTCGTACGGCCCCCTCGCGGGCAAGACCGGGCCGGACGACCTGAACGCCTCCGTGAGCACCTTCCAGGCGGCCGGCGACTGA
- a CDS encoding DUF397 domain-containing protein, which yields MDHDVCDVDDVYNGMAATELTGVAWQKSRHSNSQGSCVEFARLPGGDVAVRNSRFPEGPALVYTRAEIEAMLLGIKDGEFDHLIAG from the coding sequence GTGGACCACGACGTGTGCGACGTGGATGACGTGTACAACGGCATGGCTGCGACAGAGCTGACCGGGGTGGCCTGGCAGAAGAGCAGACACAGCAACTCGCAGGGATCCTGCGTGGAGTTCGCGAGGCTGCCGGGGGGTGACGTGGCCGTGCGGAACTCGCGGTTCCCCGAGGGGCCGGCGCTCGTCTACACCCGCGCCGAGATCGAGGCGATGCTCCTGGGCATCAAGGACGGCGAGTTCGACCACCTGATCGCGGGCTGA